In one Alnus glutinosa chromosome 12, dhAlnGlut1.1, whole genome shotgun sequence genomic region, the following are encoded:
- the LOC133852392 gene encoding uncharacterized protein LOC133852392: MTVSISQNFIGFLLCRVGKPKKTKRKKKEDHDSSKKGKTLKKGEADQDEVSHLSPGDESCSKGMTGNSKKARMKRKKDQNSSKEAEKSQEKRGEADQDEVYQISSVYEDCSKGIQKWIMEYLQSRPGLKVLQQKIDDSITAHMAQLERERKERGAQAAEGGWIVVVHHKGKRQWMLKVELLWAP, translated from the exons ATGACAGTTTCAATTTCACAGAACTTCATTGGTTTTCTCCTTTGTCGTGTAGGTAAGCCCAAGAAAactaagagaaagaaaaaggaggatcatgattcatcaaaaaaggGTAAGACACTGAAGAAGGGAGAAGCTGATCAGGATGAGGTTTCTCATCTCTCTCCTGGGGATGAGAGCTGCTCCAAAGGGATGACAG GTAATTCGAAGAAAGCTAGAATGAAGAGAAAGAAGGATCAAAATTCATCCAAGGAAGCTGAGAAGTCACAGGAAAAGAGAGGAGAAGCTGATCAAGACGAAGTTTATCAAATCTCTTCTGTGTACGAGGACTGCTCGAAAGGAATAcaaa AATGGATTATGGAATACCTCCAAAGTAGACCAGGGTTGAAGGTATTGCAGCAAAAGATTGATGACTCTATAACTGCTCACATGGCACAACTAGAGCGG gaaaggaaagaaagaggGGCCCAAGCTGCCGAAGGGGGTTGGATAGTTGTTGTTCATCATAAAGGAAAAAGACAATGGATGCTGAAAGTGGAATTACTGTGGGCTCCATAG
- the LOC133850997 gene encoding heat shock factor-binding protein-like translates to MDGHDAEDSKQSTADMTVFVQNLLQQMQSRFQQMSDSIVTKIDEMGGRINELEQSINDLRAEMGVEGSPSPMAPSSQPNSDEVKKDEGSA, encoded by the exons atg gatGGGCATGATGCAGAAGATTCTAAGCAAAGCACTGCGGATATGACAGTTTTT GTGCAAAATCTTCTTCAGCAGATG CAATCAAGGTTCCAACAAATGTCCGACTCAATTGTTACAAAGA TTGATGAGATGGGAGGCCGCATAAATGAGCTGGAGCAAAGCATCAACGACCTAAGAGCAGAGATGGGGGTGGAGGGCTCTCCATCTCCTATGGCCCCATCATCCCAGCCAAACTCAGATGAAGTGAAGAAAGATGAAGGTTCTGCATAG